One genomic segment of Leptospira wolbachii serovar Codice str. CDC includes these proteins:
- the pyrF gene encoding orotidine-5'-phosphate decarboxylase, whose protein sequence is MNHKSQFIQKFNVRRDSLKSLLCIGLDSELEKLPKVSLDSKAPLVHFAETIVRYTHTYATSWKPNVAFFERLGAEGYFALEHTVRVMQEVSPQVPIVMDAKRGDLANTSKEYAKYFFQTLKVDALTVNPYMGRDSLVPYLDLGGYIFVLGLTSNPSSTDFQKQKLVGRDIFLYEEVSDQMARLAEEYPDQVGLVVGGTHPSEIQSLRVRHPEMYFLIPGFGAQGGDLEAIIQASGKRSLINSSRGITLSSLEENFGQVAEKKAEEVHLQMNQLFL, encoded by the coding sequence GTGAATCATAAATCTCAGTTCATTCAAAAATTCAATGTACGTAGAGACTCGCTAAAGTCTTTACTCTGCATTGGTCTTGATTCCGAGTTGGAAAAATTGCCTAAGGTGAGTTTGGATTCCAAAGCACCACTGGTTCATTTTGCGGAAACCATCGTTCGGTACACACATACTTATGCGACTTCTTGGAAACCAAACGTTGCTTTCTTTGAACGATTGGGTGCAGAAGGATACTTTGCTTTGGAGCATACGGTGCGTGTGATGCAGGAAGTTTCGCCGCAAGTACCCATAGTGATGGATGCAAAACGCGGGGATCTTGCCAATACCTCTAAAGAGTATGCAAAGTACTTTTTCCAAACCTTGAAAGTGGATGCACTGACCGTGAATCCATATATGGGTCGGGATAGTTTGGTCCCTTATTTGGATTTAGGTGGATACATTTTTGTCCTCGGTCTTACTTCCAATCCTTCTTCTACTGACTTTCAAAAACAAAAGTTGGTAGGCAGAGATATCTTTCTGTATGAAGAGGTGAGTGATCAGATGGCAAGACTTGCGGAAGAGTATCCCGACCAAGTGGGGCTTGTTGTGGGGGGAACTCATCCATCGGAGATCCAGTCCTTACGCGTGCGTCATCCAGAAATGTATTTTCTCATCCCTGGGTTTGGTGCCCAAGGGGGAGATTTAGAAGCTATCATTCAGGCATCAGGAAAACGATCGCTTATCAATTCTTCAAGAGGGATTACACTTAGTTCCTTAGAAGAAAACTTCGGACAAGTCGCAGAAAAGAAAGCAGAGGAAGTCCACTTACAAATGAACCAACTCTTTCTCTGA